A single genomic interval of Ischnura elegans chromosome 3, ioIscEleg1.1, whole genome shotgun sequence harbors:
- the LOC124155543 gene encoding chromatin modification-related protein EAF7, whose protein sequence is MAVKENAEPVSDEIVWDVDTEVQLFYAMNGHKPVGVNKYFQMACIIEKFNNSMNKNITSKVIWDHLDTMYDLQALDDSEILPFPNDEKEFCLPAAEFAEMMSQKLTVETKKDTKEIKEQKDLIKEPKEGKEKVKESKQEIKKDAKDVKEVSKKEIKEVKDPKKDSKEVKKESKEVRRESREIKDGRRDSKDISKEMKKEVKDIKDVKSTKIKVKDKKDEPSRDDSVVLSAPRKERGRANDTESNSRASPAPVAESTPKRGGMTPTLKRGSRGGSHLGRRGGDHNSASKPSSPLSSPSLAPSGLSANAVSGLMSGASPSSRASSPSVGGGASSGSSLVSSSAAGAQSSSSPLVTSGSATPGSGPSGPKRRRT, encoded by the exons ATGGCTGTCAAAGAAAATGCGGAGCCTGTGTCGGACGAAATTGTCTGGGATGTTGATACTGAAGTTCAGTTATTTTATGCCATGAATGGCCACAAACCTGTCG GcgtgaacaaatattttcaaatggcgtgcattattgaaaaatttaacaaCTCGATGAATAAAAACATAACATCTAAAGTTATATGGGATCACTTGGATACAATGTATGATCTGCAAGCGTTA GATGATTCGGAAATATTACCGTTTCCAAACGACGAGAAGGAATTCTGCCTACCAGCTGCAGAATTCGCTGAAATGATGTCACAAAAACTAACAGTGGAAACGAAGAAAGATACGAAAGAAATTAAGGAGCAGAAAGACCTGATCAAAGAACccaaggaaggaaaagaaaaggtcAAAGAAAGTAAACAAGAGATCAAGAAGGATGCTAAAGATGTGAAAGAAGTCAGtaaaaaggaaattaaggaaGTTAAAGACCCTAAGAAAGATTCTAAGGAAGTAAAAAAGGAAAGTAAAGAGGTAAGGAGAGAGAGTAGGGAAATCAAGGACGGGCGAAGGGATAGTAAAGATATCTCTaaggaaatgaagaaagaagTCAAGGATATTAAGGACGTGAAGAGTACCAAAATCAAAGTGAAAGATAAGAAAGATGAACCAAGCAGGGATGACTCGGTTG tACTTTCTGCCCCTAGAAAAGAAAGAGGACGAGCTAATGACACGGAATCAAACTCAAGAGCAAGCCCTGCACCTGTGGCTGAATCAACACCGAAAAGAGGGGGGATGACACCCACCCTTAAACGTGGATCAAGAGGGGGATCTCATCTTGGAAGACGTGGTGGTGATCATAATAGTGCAAGCAAGCCCTCCAGTCCTCTCTCTTCTCCTTCCCTCGCACCGTCTGGTCTATCCGCAAATGCGGTATCTGGCCTAATGTCTGGTGCTTCGCCCTCATCCAGGGCATCATCTCCTAGTGTCGGTGGCGGTGCATCTTCCGGTTCTTCTCTAGTCTCATCCTCTGCTGCAGGTGCACAATCATCGTCATCCCCATTAGTCACAAGTGGAAGCGCGACTCCTGGATCGGGACCCTCGGGCCCCAAAAGAAGACGGACATAA